One genomic window of Camelina sativa cultivar DH55 chromosome 5, Cs, whole genome shotgun sequence includes the following:
- the LOC104786549 gene encoding probable 2-oxoacid dependent dioxygenase: MVGNYDRTGEVKAFDEMKIGVKGLMDAGITQIPRIFHHPNATFTNPKPSSSTLKIPTIDLGGCVFESTVMRESVITKVRDAVEKFGFFQVINHGIPIGVTDKMKDGIRGFHEQDSEVKKTFYSRDMTKKVKYNTNFDLYSSQAANWRDTLTTVMSPDVPQVEDLPAVCREIMLEYSKRMMKLGEIIFELLSEALGLKPNHLKELDCAKSLSLLSHYYPPCPEPDRTFGISSHTDISFITILLQDHIGGLQVLHDGYWIDVPPNPEALIVNLGDLLQLITNDKFVSVEHRVLANRCKEPRISSASFFMHTIPNEQVYGPIKELLSEQNPPKYRDTTTSEMARHYLAKGLDGTSPLLHFRI, translated from the exons ATGGTGGGAAACTATGATCGTACCGGTGAGGTAAAAGCGTTCGACGAGATGAAGATTGGAGTGAAGGGTCTCATGGACGCCGGGATCACACAAATCCCACGCATTTTCCATCACCCGAATGCTACCTTtacaaaccctaaacctagttCCTCAACGTTGAAGATTCCAACAATCGATCTTGGAGGCTGTGTGTTCGAGTCCACGGTCATGCGAGAGAGTGTTATCACGAAAGTGAGAGACGCGGTTGAGAAGTTTGGGTTCTTCCAGGTGATTAACCATGGGATTCCAATTGGTGTGACGGATAAGATGAAAGATGGGATTCGTGGGTTTCATGAGCAGGACTCAGAAGTGAAGAAAACGTTTTATAGTCGTGACATGACCAAAAAGGTTAAGTATAACACTAATTTCGATCTCTATAGTTCTCAAGCTGCCAATTGGAGAGATACTTTAACTACGGTTATGTCTCCTGATGTTCCACAAGTAGAGGACTTACCTGCGGTTTGTCG GGAAATCATGTTGGAGTACTCCAAACGAATGATGAAGTTAGGAGAGATAATCTTTGAGCTGTTATCAGAAGCTCTCGGATTAAAACCTAACCACCTCAAAGAACTAGACTGTGCCAAGAGCTTGTCGTTGCTCTCACATTACTACCCACCTTGTCCAGAGCCTGATCGAACCTTTGGGATCAGTTCACACACAGATATATCTTTTATCACTATTCTTCTTCAAGACCACATTGGTGGACTTCAAGTTCTCCATGATGGATACTGGATCGATGTTCCTCCTAATCCCGAAGCTCTTATCGTCAACTTAGGAGATCTCTTACAG CTTATAACAAACGATAAGTTTGTAAGTGTGGAGCACAGGGTATTGGCAAATAGATGCAAGGAACCGCGCATTTCAAGCGCATCGTTCTTCATGCACACCATACCAAATGAACAAGTATATGGACCTATCAAAGAGCTTCTATCTGAACAAAACCCTCCCAAGTATAGAGACACAACCACGTCCGAGATGGCGAGACATTACTTGGCTAAAGGACTTGATGGGACCTCACCGTTGCTCCATTTCAGGATCTGA
- the LOC104786550 gene encoding gibberellin-regulated protein 12-like: MLKLIIFLMISSLLLATQFSNAEELDSSAEVPAPRKMGGEGSLRPEECPKACDYRCSATSHRKPCLFFCNKCCMKCLCVPSGTYGHKEECPCYDNWRTKEGGPKCP; the protein is encoded by the exons ATGTTGAAACTCATCATTTTCTTGATGATATCCAGTTTGTTGCTTGCTACTCAATTTTCTAAT GCCGAAGAATTAGATAGTTCAGCTGAAGTACCTGCACCCCGTAAg ATGGGAGGAGAAGGCTCACTTCGACCagaag AATGTCCAAAGGCATGTGACTATCGATGTTCAGCGACATCTCACAGGAAACCATGTTTGTTCTTTTGCAACAAATGTTGTATGAAATGTTTATGCGTACCATCGGGAACATATGGACACAAAGAAGAATGCCCTTGCTACGATAACTGGAGGACCAAAGAAGGTGGACCTAAATGTCCATGA
- the LOC104786548 gene encoding protein JASON-like, which produces MGCLFHCCFRATTTKDDESTSVDDSVSQVQSKQRGQYESKNRLSALFLSEASSSPCHDIEGSSLDSVHIDKDEAQFLKACSMTTPVTPVEIKAPKKLETHQLGEHFRSTPSWVSSNSDAIFHLDEIKNEPCERSIDTSEKTPSSCLTDARSNARISSASSDASEQSIGTALRDEVDITGNVPLKAGNVKSKTKSVRSECEFDQSYSSSSSKNISSRKPEMPANTNISATSPNPTALKLSDEIQTPRTTFPEYMGSAGKGRQRVQEKTENESPTSTICESTDEKYPIVETSSSPWVKQSSGKNMEALSITHGDRPIIGMVAAHWNEKEQSLISPKWWDGNGIPNSTNKYKEDQKVSWHATSFEERLEKALSEEGGHGFISPRKLGIVEETERDTAISHLRHSAQSMSVVSF; this is translated from the exons ATGGGTTGTCTCTTCCACTGCTGCTTCCGTGCTACTACTACTAAAGACGACGAATCAACTAGTGTTGATGACTCTGTTTCTCAAGTTCAATCCAAACAA AGAGGTCAGTATGAATCGAAGAATCGTTTGTCAGCTTTGTTTTTatctgaagcttcttcttcaccttgtcaTGACATAGAGGGTTCTAGTTTGGATTCTGTGCATATTGACAAGGATGAG GCACAGTTTCTTAAAGCTTGCAGCATGACAACACCAGTGACACCGGTTGAGATTAAAGCACCCAAAAAACTGGAAACCCATCAACTTGGAGAACATTTTAGATCTACCCCTTCTTGGGTTTCCAGTAACTCTGATGCAATATTTCACTTGGATGAGATAAAGAATGAGCCCTGTGAAAGATCAATAGATACTTCAGAGAAAACTCCTAGCAG TTGCTTGACCGATGCCCGTAGCAATGCAAGGATCTCTTCTGCATCTAGCGACGCTAGTGAACAAAGCATTGGTACTGCGTTAAGGGACGAGGTGGATATAACCGGCAATGTGCCACTCAAAGCTGGAAACGTTAAGAGTAAGACAAAGTCAGTGCGGTCTGAATGTGAGTTTGATCAATCTTACTCTTCTAGTTCTTCCAAGAACATCTCTTCTAGGAAACCTGAGATGCCTGCAAACACTAATATCTCAGCAACATCGCCTAATCCGACCGCATTGAAACTATCTGATGAGATTCAAACCCCTAGAACCACCTTTCCTGAATATATGGGATCAGCAGGAAAGGGGAGACAAAGAGTCCAAGAGAAGACGGAAAATGAATCTCCCACATCAACGATTTGTGAGAGTACAGATGAAAAGTACCCAATAGTCGAAACTAGTAGCTCTCCTTGGGTGAAGCAGAGTAGTGGCAAAAACATGGAGGCTTTATCCATAACTCATGGGGACAGACCAATCATTGGAATGGTTGCAGCTCACTGGAATGAGAAAGAACAATCTCTAATCTCACCCAAATGGTGGGATGGTAATGGGATACCAAACTCTACAAACAAGTACAAAGAG GACCAGAAAGTGAGTTGGCACGCAACATCTTTTGAAGAGAGATTGGAGAAGGCACTTTCAGAAGAAGGTGGTCATGGTTTCATCTCTCCAAG AAAACTTGGAATAGTGGAAGAGACTGAAAGGGACACAGCCATATCACATCTACGACATTCAGCTCAATCCATGTCAGTTGTTTCCTTTTGA